Proteins from a genomic interval of Plasmodium berghei ANKA genome assembly, chromosome: 6:
- a CDS encoding type 2A phosphatase-associated protein 42, putative produces MEMNVVSTLFDELYILFDEYIINHSKHFHEYKSVFKKKELIELIKNYENGLIPTEKNVKNKDELIDHLIYAFKLIGKYISSSDIFSKNEDVDDIHTNYLKFLLIPHILGTLCYETINIDIRFDRLKDAKLYFNEFITIVNIYNIVQINEYLYDDNDDNKNCDRDSYKSSNGTHNAINRRNIKIKRVKDEKKYQQIYNELAKTNLKKRENINFTFHNDNDNFYHDNHDDEEYREMYLSIIKYKLIQTLNTIDLMDTEMLVLEMRNKEISKKNYEKKNYEHGHNFPSLSNDNKPANNTKKPVIFKIKKNMQISDITQIRNYYKELVFKPFHNLPTISLEECAQIESQYALKGINNSENKNKNKKIKNKNIGNSELSDSDDDNEDDDYYKKCREEELEKDKNDREWDDWKYMHQKGIGNKNRNIT; encoded by the coding sequence ATGGAGATGAATGTTGTGAGCACACTGTTTGATGAATTGTATATTCTATttgatgaatatataattaatcaTAGCAAGCATTTTCACGAATATAAATCcgtttttaaaaaaaaagaattgattgaactaataaaaaactATGAAAATGGATTAATACCaactgaaaaaaatgttaagaATAAGGATGAACTTATTgatcatttaatatatgcatttaaattaattggaaaatatataagcagtagtgatattttttcaaaaaatgaagatgtCGATGATATTCACACAAACTAtttgaaatttttattaataccTCATATATTAGGTACCTTATGTTATGAAACAattaatatagatatacGATTTGATAGACTTAAAGATgctaaattatattttaatgaatttattactattgttaatatatataatatagtacaaataaatgaatatttatatgatgataatgatgataataaaaattgtgatCGAGATTCCTATAAAAGTAGTAATGGTACACATAATGCAATAAATagaagaaatataaaaattaaaagagttaaagatgaaaaaaaatatcaacaaatatataatgaactAGCTAAAacgaatttaaaaaaacgtgaaaatataaatttcaCTTTCcataatgataatgataatttttatcatgACAATCATGACGATGAAGAATATAGAGAAATGTATTTATccataattaaatataaattaattcaAACCTTAAATACAATAGATTTAATGGATACAGAAATGCTTGTTCTTGAAATGagaaataaagaaattagtaaaaaaaattatgaaaaaaaaaattatgaacatGGTCATAATTTCCCTTCATTGtctaatgataataaaccCGCTAATAACACTAAAAAACCAGtgatttttaaaattaaaaaaaatatgcaaattTCAGATATTACACAAATTCGTAACTACTACAAAGAATTAGTTTTTAAACCTTTTCATAATTTACCAACAATTTCGTTAGAAGAATGTGCACAAATCGAATCACAATATGCATTAAAAGGTATTAACAAttcagaaaataaaaataaaaataaaaaaataaaaaataaaaacataggAAATAGTGAACTAAGCGATAGCGATGATGATAATGAAGATGatgattattataaaaagtgTAGGGAAGAAGAACTAGA